In the Enterobacter cloacae subsp. cloacae ATCC 13047 genome, ATACGCTGTAAAATCCCGCCCTGATAACTCCATAAATGATGAATTTTTAACCTATGAGCAATGTTACGCACCCGCCGAAAATCGGCTTTGTCTCCCTGGGCTGCCCGAAAAACCTGGTGGATTCTGAACGCATCCTGACCGAACTTCGCACCGAGGGCTACGACGTGGTGCCAAGCTACGACAACGCCGACATGGTGATCGTGAACACCTGCGGGTTTATCGACAGCGCGGTTCAGGAATCCCTGGAAGCCATTGGTGAAGCCCTGACGGAAAACGGCAAAGTGATTGTGACCGGCTGCCTGGGCGCAAAAGAGGACCAGATCCGTGAAGTGCACCCGAAGGTGCTGGAGATCACCGGTCCACACAGCTACGAGCAGGTGCTGGAACATGTTCATCACTACGTACCCAAGCCTAAGCACAACCCGTTCCTGAGCCTGGTGCCGGAACAGGGGGTGAAGCTGACGCCGCGTCACTACGCTTACCTGAAAATTTCCGAAGGCTGCAACCATCGCTGCACCTTCTGCATTATCCCGTCCATGCGTGGCGATCTGGTGAGCCGCCCGATTGGCGAAGTGCTGGCAGAAGCCAAACGTCTGGCCGATGCGGGCGTGAAGGAGCTGCTGGTGATCTCCCAGGATACCTCCGCCTACGGCGTGGATGTGAAGCACCGTTCCGGTTTCCACAACGGCGAGCCGGTGAAAACCAGCATGGTCGGCCTGTGCGAACAGCTCGCTAAACTGGGCATCTGGACGCGTCTGCACTACGTTTACCCTTATCCGCACGTTGACGACGTCATCCCGCTGATGGCCGAAGGCAAAATCCTGCCGTACCTGGATATCCCGCTGCAGCACGCCAGCCCGCGTATCCTGAAGCTGATGAAACGCCCAGGCTCCGTTGACCGCCAGCTGGCGCGCATCAAGCAGTGGCGTGAAATCTGCCCGGATCTGACCCTGCGTTCGACTTTCATCGTTGGCTTCCCGGGTGAAACCGAAGAAGACTTCCAGATGCTGCTCGACTTCCTGAAAGAGGCCCGTCTGGACCGCGTAGGCTGCTTCAAGTACAGCCCGGTTGAAGGCGCAACCGCTAACGAACTGGCGGATCAGGTGCCGGAAGAGGTAAAAGAAGAGCGCTGGAACCGCTTCATGCAGCTGCAACAGCAGATCTCTGCTGAACGTCTGCAGGAGAAAGTGGGTCGCGAAATTATGGTCATCATCGACGAAGTTGACGAAGAAGGCGCGATTGGCCGCAGCATGGCGGATGCCCCTGAAATCGACGGCGCGGTGTACCTGAACGGGGAAACCAACGTCAAGCCGGGTGACATCATTCGCGTGAAAGTGGAAAACGCCGACGAGTATGACCTGTGGGGTAGCCGGGTTTAAATACCCAGCGCCTGTTTTGTAGGCCGGGTAAGGCGTAGCCGCCACCCGGCACATTCCACTGCCCTACCCCTTAATCCTCGGATCCAGCGCATCGCGCAGCCCATCCCCCAGCAGGTTGAACGCCAGCACGGTCAGGAAAATCGCCAGACTCGGGAATATCGCCACGTGCGGCGCAATCACCATATCTGCCCTCGCCTCGTTGAGCATCGCGCCCCACTCCGGCGTCGGTGGCTGGGCCCCTAATCCCAGAAACGACAGGCTGGCGGCGGAAATTATCGACACGCCGATACGCATCGTAAAATAGACAACAATCGACGACACCGTACCCGGCAGAATATGGCTGAACAGGATGTTGGCGTCGCTGGCCCCCATACTGCGGGCGGATTCAATAAAGGTCTGCTGCTTCAGTACCAGCGTATTACCGCGCACCAGGCGGGCAAACGCCGGGATCGAAAAGACCGCGACGGCGATGATGACGTTTGCCATGCCGCTGCCCATAATGGCGACAACCGCAATTGCCAGCAAAATGCCGGGGAAGGCAAACAGCACGTCGCAAATGCGCATAATGATCCGGTCCCACCAGCCCTCGTAATACCCTGCCACCAGACCCAGAACGGTACCGATGACCGCACCGATAAGCACCGCAAACACCCCGGCGGCGAGCGATATCTGCGCGCCCATCAGCACGCGGCTAAAAATATCGCGTCCCAGAGAGTCCACGCCGAACCAGTGCATCATCGACGGTCCGTCATTCAGGCGGTCGTAATCAAAGTAGTTTTCCGCATCATACGGTGCCACCCACGGCGCAATGGCGGCCACCACAATCAGCAGCAGTACAAACAGCCCCGCCGTCATGGCAACAGGCTGGCGACGAAAGCGCCGCCAGAATTCAAACCATGGGGTGCGGATATGGTCCGGCTTCAGCCCCGGCATAGCGTTTACAATGGTCTGACGACGCCAGTTCAACAATC is a window encoding:
- the rimO gene encoding 30S ribosomal protein S12 methylthiotransferase RimO, which encodes MSNVTHPPKIGFVSLGCPKNLVDSERILTELRTEGYDVVPSYDNADMVIVNTCGFIDSAVQESLEAIGEALTENGKVIVTGCLGAKEDQIREVHPKVLEITGPHSYEQVLEHVHHYVPKPKHNPFLSLVPEQGVKLTPRHYAYLKISEGCNHRCTFCIIPSMRGDLVSRPIGEVLAEAKRLADAGVKELLVISQDTSAYGVDVKHRSGFHNGEPVKTSMVGLCEQLAKLGIWTRLHYVYPYPHVDDVIPLMAEGKILPYLDIPLQHASPRILKLMKRPGSVDRQLARIKQWREICPDLTLRSTFIVGFPGETEEDFQMLLDFLKEARLDRVGCFKYSPVEGATANELADQVPEEVKEERWNRFMQLQQQISAERLQEKVGREIMVIIDEVDEEGAIGRSMADAPEIDGAVYLNGETNVKPGDIIRVKVENADEYDLWGSRV
- the gsiD gene encoding glutathione ABC transporter permease GsiD, translating into MRLLNWRRQTIVNAMPGLKPDHIRTPWFEFWRRFRRQPVAMTAGLFVLLLIVVAAIAPWVAPYDAENYFDYDRLNDGPSMMHWFGVDSLGRDIFSRVLMGAQISLAAGVFAVLIGAVIGTVLGLVAGYYEGWWDRIIMRICDVLFAFPGILLAIAVVAIMGSGMANVIIAVAVFSIPAFARLVRGNTLVLKQQTFIESARSMGASDANILFSHILPGTVSSIVVYFTMRIGVSIISAASLSFLGLGAQPPTPEWGAMLNEARADMVIAPHVAIFPSLAIFLTVLAFNLLGDGLRDALDPRIKG